From Mariprofundus sp. NF, one genomic window encodes:
- the gmtX gene encoding gamma-mobile-trio protein GmtX has translation MNPNELFDQLKSNANLRKIKNLQIIHEVCREQHERGSEDFSLATVGRLCEKAGGLKTQSIRNKGGEDYRALISAWTTYTGGSSRRPIKRKENPFSDILRKIPAPDVRAVIGNILAENTKLRGEVNTLKQNAEVIINQRPQEPRPTVEVFNPTIGLTDYEVDALRHAISDDFLEAQGWTMIQSGRVNNHHGRPLYKPGYATGIRKLLENESK, from the coding sequence ATGAACCCGAATGAATTATTTGACCAGCTAAAGTCCAATGCGAACTTGCGTAAAATCAAGAACCTTCAAATTATTCATGAGGTGTGCCGAGAACAGCATGAGCGCGGTAGTGAAGATTTTTCTCTGGCAACAGTTGGGCGCTTGTGTGAAAAGGCTGGAGGCCTAAAAACTCAATCGATCCGGAACAAAGGTGGTGAAGACTACCGAGCTTTAATTTCGGCATGGACCACATATACAGGTGGGTCTTCGAGAAGGCCCATCAAGAGAAAAGAAAACCCATTCTCCGATATCCTTCGTAAGATACCTGCTCCAGATGTTCGGGCCGTTATAGGCAATATTTTAGCTGAAAACACTAAGCTACGCGGCGAAGTAAATACCCTGAAGCAAAATGCAGAAGTAATTATCAATCAAAGACCTCAGGAGCCACGGCCGACTGTTGAGGTATTTAATCCGACAATTGGCCTTACCGATTACGAGGTGGATGCTTTGCGACATGCGATCTCAGATGATTTCTTGGAAGCTCAAGGATGGACCATGATCCAATCAGGAAGGGTGAATAATCACCACGGACGACCGCTTTATAAGCCAGGGTATGCGACGGGGATTA
- a CDS encoding integrase family protein, with translation MVRRESINRSRKVSDHEFNYVLKINPAFEEWRLLACEWFQNQHSGRDFKHKALDKFLVHYLYQCDLEMNPYNFLLRANNPTSFWNQLEMNTVTGIKYNNYVHDFLKWVIEEKLSIEDGGARYIPAEYHNPIPKRSQRGIRQSETYKNPLPFRYIRELRGILNEGENFSDWKWAQNFGAAQKGSAGGDWFEASPCSIDISDPDCVWRKRTVNNNEITELWSPVRAMLIYIKLELPLREHQVRMLDSGEADTFRYENGKWDTNNSTLATGTEKRPYLKGVFHRDIDLKSREIRTGFYINTNKTADINESEANKGYVIPWQNEKVLYWLEKLRNWQEKYNPIIEPISWTKLEAKHFGYAKPHDSVLEERGSACFLFRHASAIQHDDRSLPVPAVAANRLWYQLLSELEERCTNRGETLDDGSPILFVDPNSNTTTCFSLHSLRVSLITAYALDGGVPFPILSKMIVGHSRLIMTLYYTKAGKAHVTEVMQEAEKRMLETDQSSYRRFLKEATYKQIEENFAFNDPAALLGCQKSSPAGFVFEDKGICPMGCSGCDIGGMQLRSVASAPVQNIYAPTPGYPEEKNCVRCRFFITGPAFLPGMIAHFNHVSYKLTEASERYVQFEMQVAELEDLRAECAESDAVFSKATDLQRISRHHEQEAQKVDKLANDLHATLRLIDRCKQLLETNGDDDEVKLVPSGQISDLQYALEEVESEMYQLEILCENAVLFPETDSSKPSLRRAQILDSMFERNGYQPVFFKLSPNQQLAVGNHLMHLIKSRVGSLKGAVSVAEGKVKLNQLGLLDDTENILIEYTGQALVKQQMSNLRSNEQVHIPEEVNE, from the coding sequence ATGGTTAGAAGAGAAAGCATTAACAGATCTAGAAAAGTAAGTGACCATGAATTCAATTATGTGCTTAAAATAAATCCGGCATTTGAAGAATGGAGGCTGTTAGCATGTGAATGGTTTCAGAATCAGCACTCTGGAAGGGACTTTAAGCATAAAGCATTGGATAAATTCCTGGTTCATTACCTGTATCAATGCGATCTGGAAATGAACCCCTACAATTTTTTGTTAAGAGCGAACAATCCAACATCATTCTGGAATCAATTAGAGATGAATACCGTAACAGGTATTAAATATAATAATTACGTGCATGATTTTCTTAAGTGGGTAATCGAAGAAAAGCTGTCGATAGAAGATGGAGGTGCGCGGTACATTCCAGCTGAATACCACAATCCCATACCAAAAAGGTCACAGCGAGGCATCAGACAATCTGAAACTTATAAAAACCCGCTGCCGTTTCGATATATTCGGGAGCTTCGTGGTATTCTAAATGAAGGGGAAAACTTTAGTGACTGGAAGTGGGCACAAAACTTCGGGGCAGCTCAAAAAGGAAGTGCTGGAGGGGATTGGTTTGAAGCCAGCCCATGCTCGATTGATATATCTGATCCTGATTGCGTATGGCGAAAAAGAACAGTAAACAATAACGAGATTACTGAGCTCTGGAGTCCTGTAAGGGCTATGCTCATATACATTAAGCTAGAACTTCCTTTGCGAGAACACCAAGTTCGAATGCTGGATTCAGGAGAAGCAGACACATTTCGTTATGAAAATGGAAAATGGGATACAAATAACTCTACGCTAGCAACTGGCACAGAAAAAAGGCCTTATCTTAAGGGCGTTTTCCATCGCGATATTGACCTTAAAAGTCGGGAAATCCGAACAGGATTCTATATAAATACCAACAAAACCGCTGATATCAATGAAAGTGAGGCGAATAAGGGGTATGTGATTCCATGGCAAAATGAAAAAGTGCTTTATTGGTTGGAGAAACTTCGGAATTGGCAGGAAAAGTATAATCCCATCATTGAGCCCATTTCATGGACTAAATTGGAAGCGAAACATTTTGGTTATGCAAAACCACATGACTCTGTTCTAGAGGAGAGAGGGAGTGCGTGTTTTCTTTTTCGACATGCATCGGCAATTCAACACGATGATCGCTCGCTCCCTGTTCCCGCCGTTGCAGCTAACCGATTATGGTATCAGCTGCTGTCCGAGTTGGAGGAGCGTTGTACTAACCGGGGAGAAACATTGGATGATGGCTCTCCAATATTATTTGTAGATCCAAATTCGAATACCACTACTTGTTTTAGTCTTCACAGCTTGCGCGTTAGTCTTATTACAGCTTATGCCTTAGATGGGGGTGTTCCTTTTCCAATTCTATCAAAGATGATTGTTGGGCACTCTCGATTAATTATGACCTTATATTATACAAAAGCTGGAAAGGCGCATGTAACAGAAGTCATGCAAGAAGCAGAGAAACGTATGCTTGAGACTGATCAATCTAGCTATCGACGATTTCTTAAAGAGGCGACGTACAAGCAGATTGAAGAAAATTTTGCGTTCAATGATCCAGCGGCCTTATTGGGGTGTCAGAAATCATCGCCAGCAGGTTTCGTGTTTGAAGATAAAGGAATTTGCCCTATGGGATGTTCCGGCTGTGATATTGGTGGAATGCAACTGAGGAGTGTTGCATCTGCGCCAGTTCAAAATATTTATGCCCCAACCCCAGGTTATCCTGAAGAAAAGAACTGCGTTAGATGTCGTTTTTTTATAACTGGCCCAGCCTTTTTGCCCGGAATGATAGCTCACTTTAACCATGTGAGTTATAAATTAACTGAGGCCTCAGAGCGTTACGTTCAGTTTGAGATGCAGGTCGCTGAGCTTGAAGATTTGCGTGCAGAGTGCGCGGAAAGTGACGCTGTTTTTAGTAAGGCAACAGACTTACAACGCATAAGCCGCCATCATGAACAGGAAGCTCAGAAGGTTGATAAGCTAGCCAATGATTTGCATGCAACATTACGCCTTATTGATCGTTGCAAGCAATTACTTGAAACCAATGGGGATGATGATGAAGTAAAGCTGGTTCCTTCAGGGCAGATTTCAGATTTACAATATGCCCTAGAGGAAGTCGAGTCAGAAATGTATCAGCTTGAGATTCTTTGCGAGAATGCAGTGCTTTTTCCTGAGACTGATTCCAGCAAGCCCTCTCTGCGACGAGCTCAGATCCTTGATAGTATGTTTGAGCGAAATGGCTACCAACCAGTTTTTTTCAAGCTATCACCCAATCAGCAATTAGCCGTAGGGAATCACTTGATGCACCTTATTAAAAGTCGTGTTGGTTCATTGAAGGGTGCTGTCAGTGTGGCAGAAGGAAAGGTGAAACTGAACCAACTTGGTTTACTAGATGATACCGAAAACATTCTAATTGAGTACACAGGACAGGCTCTTGTGAAACAACAAATGTCTAATTTGAGAAGTAATGAACAAGTACATATCCCTGAGGAGGTAAATGAATGA
- the gmtY gene encoding gamma-mobile-trio recombinase GmtY — protein sequence MNHTTVIAKVITDNTGVQSEVPIILTDHGPLEPLLKYFLEIDDSRSFAWKTKVVEATGLLLDYMEANQHCFDNSKDLFNSFVHRLRTGTIGEDGLDPSGLYWLPQGRDKSRKISGLLSTFSDWLAERLGLEPMNPWRKANSYDEMLNWAAYHQRHDRAFLGHTWNQEKASETAKKARNTLLKRAPKVERNGVKFFPEDYFIDLLFKGFIVSGKQNSPRIEERLNLRNILITLLENCGGLRVSEAFQLYVHDIIPDPNDSNTALVRVFHPSEGLAPDDWIGRDGKPIRCNREAYLRGHYQLRPRTSYPKGNMKVGWKDPMLDSEANFFHVHWFPTWAGKLFKKLWDIYLIQRAKLDCDHPFAFISKSGRPYAIRDYSEAHAIAVSRIGLVPAKMNGTTPHGHRHAYGQRLTDAGIDPKLIKKAMHHASIESQSTYTEPNIRSVTKALSEASDSLESDVSIQPPNLVQYGFEEVDPRDLLLEDKPRLRRRHYG from the coding sequence ATGAATCACACAACTGTTATTGCTAAAGTGATTACTGATAATACCGGTGTTCAATCTGAGGTTCCAATTATTCTAACAGACCATGGTCCGTTAGAACCCCTTCTTAAATATTTTTTAGAGATAGATGATTCCCGAAGTTTTGCATGGAAGACAAAGGTAGTAGAAGCCACAGGCTTATTGTTGGACTACATGGAGGCAAACCAACACTGCTTTGATAACTCTAAAGACCTTTTTAATAGCTTCGTTCACCGCCTTAGAACGGGTACAATAGGAGAAGATGGGTTGGATCCCAGTGGCCTATATTGGTTGCCGCAAGGTAGAGATAAATCTCGAAAAATATCTGGACTGCTTTCAACATTTTCCGACTGGTTGGCAGAACGACTTGGTCTAGAGCCAATGAATCCATGGAGAAAAGCAAACAGTTACGATGAGATGCTTAATTGGGCGGCCTATCACCAACGTCACGACAGAGCTTTTCTAGGACATACATGGAATCAAGAGAAGGCATCTGAAACTGCAAAAAAAGCACGCAACACTTTGCTTAAACGCGCCCCAAAGGTTGAACGCAATGGAGTGAAGTTCTTTCCGGAAGACTACTTCATCGACTTGCTATTCAAGGGGTTCATTGTTTCAGGGAAACAAAACAGTCCTCGAATAGAAGAACGGTTGAACTTACGTAACATACTTATCACCCTGCTCGAGAATTGCGGAGGACTTCGAGTATCAGAAGCCTTTCAGCTTTATGTGCATGATATAATTCCAGATCCCAATGACAGCAATACAGCCTTGGTCAGAGTCTTTCACCCCAGTGAAGGGCTAGCCCCAGATGACTGGATAGGTAGAGATGGCAAACCTATTAGATGTAACCGCGAAGCCTACTTGCGGGGTCATTACCAGCTTCGACCACGGACTAGTTATCCAAAAGGAAATATGAAGGTCGGATGGAAAGACCCAATGCTTGATAGTGAAGCTAATTTTTTTCATGTGCACTGGTTTCCAACATGGGCAGGAAAGCTTTTTAAAAAACTCTGGGACATTTACCTGATACAAAGAGCGAAACTAGACTGTGATCATCCCTTTGCGTTTATTTCAAAGAGCGGAAGGCCTTATGCGATTCGTGACTATAGTGAAGCTCATGCAATAGCAGTAAGTCGTATAGGTTTAGTGCCGGCCAAAATGAATGGAACAACTCCTCATGGCCATCGACATGCCTACGGGCAGCGATTAACTGACGCTGGCATTGATCCAAAGCTCATCAAAAAAGCAATGCATCATGCTTCAATTGAATCTCAAAGTACGTATACAGAACCAAATATTCGAAGTGTCACTAAGGCATTATCTGAAGCATCTGATTCGCTTGAATCAGATGTGTCAATACAGCCTCCCAACCTTGTTCAATATGGGTTCGAAGAAGTGGATCCAAGAGACCTACTTTTAGAGGACAAACCACGTTTGAGGAGGCGTCATTATGGTTAG
- a CDS encoding tyrosine-type recombinase/integrase, protein MKCISNTEPWNKGRLMGAKPPFKLKEIWAIRIRLQLLEHTRNLALFNLAIDSKLRGCDIVNLRVRDVAHNGKAISRATILQKKTGKLVRFELTEQTRKTLDCWIEKEQLSSIDYLFSSRFKGSAHLSTRQYARIVKFWATIIGLDSSEYGTHSLRRTKATLIYRRTRNLRAVQLLLGHTKLESTVKYLGIEVDDALEIAEKTEA, encoded by the coding sequence ATGAAGTGTATTTCTAACACAGAACCTTGGAACAAGGGTCGCCTGATGGGGGCAAAACCACCTTTTAAGCTTAAAGAGATATGGGCAATCAGGATACGCCTCCAATTATTGGAGCACACAAGAAACCTGGCACTCTTTAACCTAGCAATTGATAGCAAACTTCGGGGATGTGACATCGTCAACCTGCGAGTTAGGGATGTAGCTCATAATGGTAAGGCAATATCTAGAGCAACTATTCTCCAAAAAAAGACAGGGAAATTAGTTAGGTTTGAACTGACTGAACAAACTCGAAAAACTCTGGATTGCTGGATTGAAAAAGAGCAACTCAGTTCGATTGATTACTTATTCTCGAGTAGGTTTAAAGGGTCAGCGCACCTTTCCACAAGGCAATATGCTCGAATTGTTAAATTTTGGGCAACAATAATCGGATTAGACTCTAGTGAATATGGCACGCATTCGTTACGCCGCACTAAAGCAACCTTAATCTACCGAAGGACAAGGAACCTTCGTGCAGTTCAACTATTACTTGGTCATACAAAATTAGAAAGCACCGTTAAATACTTAGGGATTGAGGTGGATGATGCTTTAGAGATTGCAGAGAAAACTGAAGCCTGA
- a CDS encoding tol-pal system YbgF family protein: MKIIGLVALSCLLTACGAMGHVQTNDPLVKTQQAYSLMSQDRFLMAEDYLFSAQRILEENPNPAVEADVHFTLGNLYKNEGYHRHKVQFEKLGTYDGTYMKSVKHFRKAKELFNGVGSDVGVAKSLLGLGSAYGLGGDKKKGCEAQRSALDVYNSAKSEGRITSEPGLINSEPIIYNPNYKTLGEMAMAMICSSCMQQPWTTKEACFSHFKK; this comes from the coding sequence ATGAAGATAATTGGACTGGTGGCTCTGTCTTGCCTGTTAACAGCATGTGGAGCAATGGGACACGTACAAACAAATGACCCGCTAGTTAAAACTCAACAAGCTTATTCATTAATGTCACAGGACAGGTTCCTTATGGCAGAAGACTATCTATTCTCGGCTCAGCGAATATTGGAAGAGAATCCAAATCCTGCAGTTGAAGCAGATGTTCATTTCACTCTCGGGAATTTATATAAGAATGAAGGTTATCATCGACATAAAGTCCAATTCGAAAAACTTGGAACTTATGATGGAACCTATATGAAATCTGTTAAGCATTTTCGGAAAGCTAAAGAACTATTTAATGGTGTCGGTAGTGATGTAGGGGTTGCAAAGTCATTGCTTGGGCTTGGAAGCGCTTATGGTTTAGGCGGCGATAAAAAGAAAGGCTGTGAAGCACAACGTTCTGCACTTGATGTATATAACAGCGCAAAATCAGAGGGTCGAATTACTTCTGAACCGGGTCTGATTAATTCAGAGCCAATAATTTATAACCCTAATTATAAAACACTCGGTGAGATGGCCATGGCAATGATCTGTTCAAGCTGTATGCAACAACCTTGGACTACCAAAGAAGCTTGTTTTTCTCACTTTAAGAAATAA
- the lpdA gene encoding dihydrolipoyl dehydrogenase, protein MPIDIFMTQLSPTMTEGRIARWLKKEGDELISGEVMAEIETDKATMEMEVVDEGVLHKIIAPEGSIVTVGAPIAVIAEDGEEVADDYQADGSAAGSAIEIREEVTSEEAVELGSESAPEMHPASIAAHDVHDAEEAEALHLKEAGLFNADGDYDLVVIGAGPGGYVAAIRAAQLGFKVACIESTHLGGICLNWGCIPTKALLRTAEVINIIKHSGDALGLGVTEANPDLEKAVARSRAISAKLNNGIGFLFKKNKIEHIEGYATFEADNRLMVKDSEGNSKQVTAKHVIVATGARARAFPGMDVDNEVIITYKQALAPTALPKKLVVIGSGAIGMEFAYFYNAMGSDVTVIEAADQILPLEDHEISRVVERSFKKQKIRIITGAMVSSAKNVDGKAVVAYESKGKQLSVEGDVCLVAVGVIGNTDAIGAENTAMKVERNTIAVDDWYRTDHPGIYAIGDVVGAPALAHVASHEGIVCVEAIAGKHPHPVDYGNVPGCTYCQPQVGSCGKTENTCKEEGIPYKVGRMPYGTNGKAMGLAETEGMVKTIFHAETGELLGAHIVGAEATEMIVSLGVAKTLETTEAELAHHMFPHPTLSEMIHESVLDSDDRAIHI, encoded by the coding sequence ATGCCAATAGATATTTTTATGACTCAGCTCTCGCCAACGATGACCGAGGGACGCATTGCCCGCTGGTTGAAAAAAGAGGGTGATGAGCTCATCTCCGGCGAAGTGATGGCCGAGATCGAGACCGATAAAGCGACCATGGAGATGGAGGTTGTTGATGAGGGTGTCTTGCACAAAATCATCGCCCCTGAAGGCTCCATTGTCACCGTAGGTGCTCCTATTGCTGTGATTGCCGAGGATGGCGAAGAGGTTGCAGACGACTACCAGGCTGATGGTTCCGCTGCAGGCAGTGCCATTGAGATCAGGGAAGAGGTTACATCTGAAGAGGCTGTTGAGTTGGGTTCAGAATCTGCTCCTGAGATGCACCCGGCATCGATAGCAGCGCATGATGTACATGACGCCGAAGAGGCGGAAGCACTACACCTTAAAGAAGCAGGTCTGTTTAATGCCGATGGCGACTATGATCTGGTGGTGATTGGTGCCGGTCCCGGTGGTTATGTGGCGGCGATTCGTGCTGCACAGCTCGGTTTCAAGGTCGCCTGCATCGAGTCCACCCATCTTGGTGGTATCTGCCTGAACTGGGGATGCATTCCTACCAAGGCACTACTGCGTACCGCTGAGGTGATCAATATCATCAAACATAGTGGTGATGCGCTGGGGCTGGGCGTAACTGAGGCCAATCCTGATCTGGAGAAGGCGGTTGCCCGTTCACGTGCGATTTCGGCCAAGCTCAATAATGGCATCGGCTTCCTGTTCAAGAAGAACAAGATCGAGCATATCGAGGGTTACGCCACATTTGAGGCGGATAACCGCTTGATGGTGAAAGATAGTGAAGGCAACTCTAAGCAGGTCACCGCCAAACATGTGATTGTGGCTACCGGTGCGCGTGCGCGTGCATTCCCGGGCATGGATGTCGATAACGAGGTGATCATCACCTACAAACAGGCGCTGGCGCCAACAGCCCTGCCGAAGAAGCTGGTGGTGATAGGCTCCGGAGCCATCGGCATGGAGTTCGCCTACTTCTACAACGCGATGGGTTCTGATGTGACGGTAATCGAAGCGGCGGATCAGATTCTGCCGCTGGAGGATCATGAGATCTCCCGTGTGGTGGAGCGCAGCTTCAAGAAACAGAAGATCAGGATTATTACCGGTGCGATGGTATCGTCGGCTAAAAATGTCGATGGCAAAGCTGTCGTAGCGTATGAGTCCAAAGGCAAACAGTTAAGTGTTGAAGGTGATGTCTGTCTGGTTGCTGTTGGCGTGATCGGTAATACCGATGCCATTGGTGCTGAAAATACCGCCATGAAGGTGGAGCGTAACACCATTGCAGTGGATGACTGGTATCGTACCGACCATCCCGGCATCTACGCCATCGGTGACGTGGTTGGTGCCCCTGCACTGGCACACGTGGCCAGCCATGAGGGCATTGTCTGTGTCGAGGCGATTGCCGGGAAACATCCGCATCCGGTGGATTACGGTAATGTGCCGGGTTGTACCTACTGCCAGCCACAGGTCGGCTCATGCGGTAAAACAGAGAACACGTGCAAAGAAGAGGGTATCCCCTACAAGGTAGGGCGCATGCCATACGGCACCAACGGTAAAGCGATGGGTCTGGCTGAGACTGAAGGCATGGTCAAAACCATCTTTCATGCTGAAACCGGTGAGCTGCTGGGTGCGCACATCGTCGGTGCTGAAGCGACCGAGATGATCGTTTCACTCGGTGTCGCCAAAACACTGGAGACCACGGAAGCCGAGCTTGCGCACCACATGTTCCCGCATCCAACCCTCTCGGAGATGATCCACGAGTCAGTTCTCGATTCCGACGATCGCGCCATTCACATTTAG
- a CDS encoding pyruvate dehydrogenase complex dihydrolipoamide acetyltransferase: protein MPIDLFMTQLSPTMTEGKIARWLKKEGDTLESGEILAEVETDKATMEMEVVDEGVLHKIFSPEGSIVPVGSVIAVIAEEGEEVPADYASAVGDAAPAAEAPQAPVTAAVEEAPVAKAEAVAAPVASAPVARKGRIKASPLARRLAKQKGINLAAISGSGPNGRITRSDVEKAVRTGITVGGATAAVVAPPARPLPAGPLPYHEDEFDRVENSMMRKAIARRLTESKQQVPHFYLSVDVVMDRLMDLRAQLNEAADGAFKLSVNDFVIKAVAKALVDVPAANASWTDRDTLLHKHAHISVAVAIDGGLITPVIRFAEQKGITDISAEVKELATRARAGELQPEEYSGGTFSISNLGMYGVKQFAAIVNPPEGAILAVGGTDERAVVEDGAVVVRKMMTLTLSCDHRVVDGAVGAEFLAAVKKHIEMPASVLI, encoded by the coding sequence ATGCCGATTGATCTGTTTATGACTCAGCTCTCACCAACCATGACCGAGGGTAAAATTGCCCGCTGGTTGAAAAAAGAGGGTGACACCCTGGAATCAGGAGAGATTCTGGCCGAGGTGGAGACCGATAAAGCGACCATGGAGATGGAAGTGGTTGATGAAGGTGTCCTGCACAAAATATTCTCCCCTGAAGGTTCTATTGTCCCTGTCGGCAGTGTGATTGCCGTGATTGCCGAGGAGGGTGAAGAGGTTCCTGCCGATTATGCTTCTGCCGTTGGTGATGCCGCTCCGGCAGCAGAAGCACCACAGGCTCCGGTGACTGCAGCTGTAGAAGAGGCTCCAGTCGCCAAAGCTGAGGCTGTTGCTGCACCAGTGGCTTCGGCCCCTGTGGCACGCAAGGGACGTATCAAGGCCAGCCCGCTGGCACGCAGACTGGCCAAACAGAAGGGTATTAATCTGGCGGCTATCTCAGGCTCCGGCCCCAATGGTCGCATCACCAGATCGGATGTTGAGAAGGCTGTCAGGACCGGCATTACTGTCGGTGGCGCAACTGCTGCTGTCGTAGCACCTCCGGCGAGGCCACTGCCTGCCGGCCCGCTGCCATACCATGAAGATGAGTTTGATCGCGTTGAGAATTCGATGATGCGTAAAGCCATTGCCCGCCGTCTGACTGAATCCAAACAGCAGGTACCACACTTCTACCTGAGTGTGGATGTGGTGATGGATCGACTGATGGATCTCAGGGCTCAGCTTAATGAAGCTGCTGATGGTGCTTTCAAACTTAGTGTGAATGATTTTGTTATCAAGGCCGTGGCCAAAGCGCTGGTGGATGTGCCTGCAGCCAACGCCAGTTGGACAGATCGCGATACCCTGTTGCATAAACATGCGCATATCTCGGTGGCGGTGGCCATTGATGGCGGCCTGATCACACCGGTGATCCGTTTTGCCGAGCAGAAGGGCATTACCGACATCTCTGCTGAAGTGAAAGAGCTGGCGACCCGCGCACGGGCTGGTGAGTTGCAGCCGGAAGAGTATTCAGGCGGCACTTTCTCGATCTCTAATCTTGGCATGTATGGTGTGAAACAGTTTGCTGCTATTGTGAATCCGCCTGAAGGTGCGATTCTTGCTGTGGGTGGCACTGATGAGCGTGCCGTTGTTGAAGATGGTGCGGTTGTGGTGAGGAAGATGATGACCCTTACCCTCTCATGTGATCATCGTGTGGTGGATGGCGCTGTAGGTGCTGAGTTCCTGGCAGCAGTGAAGAAGCATATTGAAATGCCTGCCAGCGTATTAATTTAA
- a CDS encoding pyruvate dehydrogenase complex E1 component subunit beta: protein MSKITYREALNQAMCEEMRRDDRVFLMGEEVAEYNGAYKVSQGMLEKFGPKRVIDTPITELGFAGLGVGASMAGLRPVIEFMTWNFAILALDQIVNAAAKMKYMSGGQYSCPMVFRGAGGSAARVGAQHSQSLENWLANVPGLKVVMPSNPADAKGLLKASIRDNDTVVFIENEINYGDVGEVPDDDYIIPLGVADVKRVGTDVTIVAHSRMTGFALEAAKILATQGIEAEVIDPRTIRPLDENTILRSVAKTNCAVVVEEGWRFAGIGAEISARIMERGFDDLDSPVIRVTGKDVPMPYAANLEALAVPSVLEIVEAARVACGKA, encoded by the coding sequence ATGAGCAAGATTACCTATAGAGAAGCACTGAATCAGGCGATGTGTGAAGAGATGCGGCGTGATGATCGCGTCTTCCTCATGGGCGAAGAGGTCGCTGAATATAATGGCGCCTATAAAGTATCCCAGGGCATGCTGGAGAAGTTCGGCCCCAAACGTGTGATTGATACACCGATCACCGAGCTCGGTTTTGCCGGTCTTGGTGTGGGTGCCTCAATGGCTGGCCTGCGTCCGGTGATTGAATTTATGACCTGGAACTTTGCCATTCTGGCGCTGGATCAGATCGTCAATGCTGCCGCCAAGATGAAATATATGTCCGGCGGTCAGTACAGCTGCCCGATGGTCTTCCGTGGCGCCGGTGGTTCTGCCGCCCGTGTGGGTGCGCAGCACTCGCAGAGTCTGGAGAACTGGCTGGCCAATGTGCCGGGCCTGAAGGTGGTGATGCCATCCAATCCGGCTGATGCGAAAGGCCTGTTAAAAGCTTCGATTCGTGACAATGATACCGTTGTGTTTATCGAAAATGAGATCAATTACGGTGATGTCGGTGAAGTGCCGGATGATGACTATATCATTCCTCTGGGCGTGGCCGATGTGAAGCGTGTCGGAACTGATGTCACCATCGTGGCCCATTCGCGCATGACCGGTTTTGCACTTGAAGCGGCAAAAATACTTGCTACGCAGGGTATTGAAGCTGAAGTGATTGATCCGCGTACCATTCGTCCACTGGATGAGAATACGATTCTCAGATCTGTGGCCAAGACCAACTGTGCTGTGGTTGTTGAAGAGGGATGGCGCTTTGCCGGTATCGGTGCTGAGATCTCCGCCCGTATTATGGAGCGTGGATTTGATGATCTCGACTCGCCGGTGATTCGCGTGACAGGTAAGGATGTGCCGATGCCGTATGCTGCGAATCTCGAAGCGCTGGCAGTGCCGAGCGTACTTGAGATTGTCGAAGCCGCCCGAGTGGCGTGTGGAAAAGCCTGA